The genomic interval CGAACCGGCCGCGATCTCTCCTTTGAGCATCGACCGTTTGCCCGAACGGCTCGCCGAACTCCGCGCGCTTTTCGACCACGTAGCACATAACCAGCAGGAAGCGACACGCGTCGCCGGGACTTCATGGCTTTATAACCTGCGGGCTTATCGACGGTGCTTTCCGCAAGCTTACGTCGCGAGCGCCGTGGTCGCTGAAGCGCGATTTCGCAACATGCCTTTGTGGGGGCAATTTCTGGATCGCAACGGGCTAGTCAGAATTGATGCTGCTGAGGATTTCGTCCGGCGGTTGTCGAACGTGAAGCATGTTCGCGATCTGGCGAGTTGCTTTCCACTTCAGGCGCTCGCGGTGGAAGCGCCTATTGAAGACTTCTACGCCTTTTATGGGTTGGCCGCTGGTGGCCGTCACGGGTAGCGCCCGCTCCCGGACGATCACCATTGAACCTATGCCGGAACGAAGGTTCTGACGCATGTTCGGCCATGTCGATACCACATCGCGATCGTCGCGATCGTCCCGGCGATCACCCGTTTGTGCGGCGCCGCCGCAGATGTCTATCGTGATCATCCGCAGCGCGCTCTTTATCCTGCCGCCGGTAATCCGGCTTATATTGATGTTAGGCGCGTCCCCGCATCAACGGGATTACCAGTTCAGCGCGATCGCCGCCCTCGTGCCGGCATGGCATGAAATGCGCGCCACGCACGCGCCCTGGTATGATGCCGATGGCACGCCTTTCGTGGAGTCCGGTTCCCGGTTGCTCCTCACGCAGCCTGTCTTTTCGTCACGAGAACCATCATGCCCGTCCAACCCGACAAAGTCCCCGCTGCCAGCGCCGCACCGCACAAGGGCCCGCGCAAGGTCATGCCGATCGCCGCGCGCAATCTTCTGATGGTGGCCGCAGGCGTCGTGGTCTTCGCGATCGTCGCGACCATCGTGCTTTACGGTCCGATTACGTACGGCGACCAGATTCCGAACTTCGGCATCATCCTCATGCTGACCGTGCCGGTGATCGCGGGCGTGGCGTTCCGCGTCGGGCTGGATGCATGGTTCGACCGGAAGTGAACGGCGCCCGCCTCGACAGCACGCCGTGTGAACGCCGCCACGTCTAGCGTGTCGAGGCGCCAAGCGGCAGCACCACCCACACCTCGAGCCCACCGCCTTCGCGCGTATGAAACTCCAGACTGCCGCCATGCAAGCGCGCGATCCGCTCGACGATCGCCAGCCCCAACCCGGTGCCGCCGCTGTGCGTACGCGCATTGCGGCCGCGCTGGAACGGCGCCTTCAGTTGTTCCAGCTCCTGAGCTGAAAGACCTTTGCCGCGATCGCCGACCGCAACGTACACTGCCTCGCGCGTAGCCCAGCTTCGCACCGCCAGTCCGCTTCCGCCGTAGACGATCGCGTTCTGCATCAGGTTCATCAGCAGCCGCATCATGCTGATCGGCCGGTACGGCACGGCGGGCAACGTTGCGAGCGACAGCTCGAACTCGTGCCCCAGCCCCGCGAAATCCCCCGCCAGCCGTTCGATCAACGCATTCAGATCGCCGGGCTCCGGCTGCTCGCGCTCACCGCTGCCGGCGTAGTCCATGAACTGCTGCAAGATCGTTTCGATCTGGTCCAGATACGATTCGGCGGCGACCACGAAGCTGCTGTCGCTGTCGTTGGGCATCGCCATCGCCATCGAGAGACGCAGCTTGGTCAACGGCGTGCGGATGTCGTGCGAGATGCCCGCGAGCATCAGCGCGCGCGTCGCCTCGGCTTGCTGCAACGCCTGCGTCATCTGATTGAAGGCGCCGCTCACCGCGGCGATTTCCGTGGGGCCGTCGGTCGGCAATGGCGCGGGCGTTTCGCCGGCGCTCACGCGGCGCGCCGCGCGCGTCAACTCCTGAAGCGGCCGGTTGAGGTGGCGCTGAATCAGGTAGCCGGTCAACGCCGCCAGCGCGCCCAGTCCGAGCGACAGCAGGATGGCGGCGTCGAGTCCGTTGCCCTGCGCGTCTTCGGGAATCGGCAGCGCGATCCAGTACGGCGTTTGCGGCGCATCGGCCGGCGCGTGCATACGGATCCACAGGCGTTGGCCGCCCAGCGTTTGCCAGCGCGCCGGCATGTCGGCGGGCAAATGCGCGCGCAAGCTCTCGAGAAACACGTTGCGCTGATAGGTGCGGTACGCGCGCATGAGATTCGGCGGCGGCGCGGCAGCGGCTTCGTCCGGCGCCTGGGCGCGGGCGTCGAGGCGCGCGGTCAAGCCTTGGCGCGCCGCGGGCGGCGTGGCCGCGAGCAGATTGTCGAGCGTCGTCACATACGTGGCGAACACGGCAGCCGCGCGCTCGACGCGCGGCCGCTGCACATAGTGCAGCAACACACCGAGCGCGCACACCTGGCTCAACATCACGAGCGCGATCAGCAGCGCGATATTGCGCGCGAGCAGCGTTCTCGGCAGCAACCGGTGCAATAGCGGGCGCGTCATGAGTCCACGTCCGCGACCAGCATGTAGCCCACGCCCCACACAGTCTTGATGAAGCGCGGCTTGGACGGATCGTCCTCGACGATCTGCCGCAGCCGCAGCACCTGCACGTCGATGCTGCGATCGAGCGCATCGTGATCGCGGCCCCGCGCGCGCGCCAGCAGATTGTCGCGGCTCACCGGCCGGTTCGGCGACGACGCCAGCGCGATCAGCAGCAGCATCTGCGCGGAGTGAATCTCCAGCAACTCGCCCGCGCGCGACAGCTGCTGCTTGACGATATCGAGCGAGAAATCGCCGAAGCTCACGCTTTGCGAGGTGACGGTGACATCGCCCGAGGCGAGCTTCTGGCGGCGCAGCAGCGCGTTGATGCGCGCCACCAGTTCACGCGGCAGAAACGGTTTGGCGAGGTAGTCGTCGGCGCCGGTTTCGAGGCCGACCACTCTGTCGAGCGGGTCGCCCTTCGCGGTCAGCATCAGGATCGGCAAGGTCTGGCCCTGCTCGCGCAGGCGGGCGCAAATGGCGAGGCCGTCTTCTTCGCCGATCATCAGATCGAGCACCAGCAGATCGAAGGGCTCGCGCTCCAGATAGCGGTCGAGGCGCTTGCCATCCTCGGCGACGCGCACGTCGAAGCCGTGCCCGCGCAGAAAGCGCTGCAGCATGTTGCGCAATTCGACTTCGTCGTCGAGCACGATGATTTTGGCGGGGCGATCCATGCGAATGCTCCTCGATTCAGGCTAGGCGTCGGGCGGCGTTTTCCGTGCCGCGTGCCGTTCGCCCAGGCGCTGCAACAGCACGTAGAACGACGGAATGAACAGCACGGCGATGCAGGTGGAAGCGAGCATCCCCGAAAATACCGCAATCCCGAGCGAGCGTCGCGCGCTGGCGCTCGCGCCGGTGGCGATCACGAGCGGCACCACGCCGAGAATGAACGCGAACGAGGTCATCATGATCGGCCGGAACCGCAGGCGCGCGGCTTCGATCGCCGCCTCGGTTATGCCGACACCCTGCGCGCGCAGATGCCGCGCGAATTCGACGATCAGGATCGCGTTCTTCGCCGACAGCGCGATCAGCAGCACGAGACCGATCTGCGTGTACAGGTTGTTGGCGGCGCCGAGCGCGGCGAGCGTGCCCGCCGTGCCGAGCAAGGCGAGCGGCACCGCCAGCACCACGGCGACCGGCAGCAGCCAGCTTTCGTATTGCGCGGCCAGCACGCAGAACACCAGCAATACGCCCACGGCGAACACCCAGTACGCCGAATTGCCGACCAGTTTCTCCTGATACGACATCGCGGTCCATTCATAGCCGATGCCCGTGGGCAGAATGCGCGCGGCTTCCTGCTCGAACGCCTTGATCGCGTCGCCCGTGCTGTAGCCCGCCGCCGGATTGCCGTTGATAGCCGCGGCCGGCGCGAGGTTATACAGCGTCGCCACCGCCGGGCCGACGCTCGTATGCGCGTCGGTGAAGGTGCCTAGCTCGACCATGTGGCCGCTGTTGCTGCGGATCTGCAAGCGGCGAATGTCGTCGGTTTCGCGGCGGAATGCGCCGTCCGCCTGCACGAACACCGGGAACGTATGATTGAAGGTCGTGAACTGATTCACGTAGCTCGACCCGACATAGTCCTGCAGCAGATCGAACACATTGCCGACCGGCACTTGCAGCGACTCCGCCTTGGCGCGATCGAGCGTGAGTTCGACAGTCGGCACGGACGCGCGGAACGGGCTGAATACGCGCTGCAATTCGGGGCGTTTCGATACGCCGGCGATCAAGGCATCGGTGGCGTCCTGCAGGCGCTGATAGTTTTGCGAGCCGTCGGTCAGCATGACCTGCATCTGCACGCCGCCGCTGTTGCCGAGTCCCTGGATCGGCGGCGGCACGATCACCACGGAGCGGATATCGGGCAGCTTCGCCAGTTCGCTGTTCATTCGCAAATATAACGAGCGCAGGTCTTGCCCTTTGCCGCGTTTGCTCCAGTCGTCGAGCGTGACGTAGATCAGCGCGGAATTCGGCAGCGAGGCGTTGTTGTCCAACGGCGAGATGCCGCCGATCGACACCACGTGACTCACGCCAGGAATCGCACCAATGCGTTTCTCGATCTGCGTGCTCGCCTCGCGC from Paraburkholderia phytofirmans PsJN carries:
- a CDS encoding response regulator produces the protein MDRPAKIIVLDDEVELRNMLQRFLRGHGFDVRVAEDGKRLDRYLEREPFDLLVLDLMIGEEDGLAICARLREQGQTLPILMLTAKGDPLDRVVGLETGADDYLAKPFLPRELVARINALLRRQKLASGDVTVTSQSVSFGDFSLDIVKQQLSRAGELLEIHSAQMLLLIALASSPNRPVSRDNLLARARGRDHDALDRSIDVQVLRLRQIVEDDPSKPRFIKTVWGVGYMLVADVDS
- a CDS encoding ATP-binding protein → MTRPLLHRLLPRTLLARNIALLIALVMLSQVCALGVLLHYVQRPRVERAAAVFATYVTTLDNLLAATPPAARQGLTARLDARAQAPDEAAAAPPPNLMRAYRTYQRNVFLESLRAHLPADMPARWQTLGGQRLWIRMHAPADAPQTPYWIALPIPEDAQGNGLDAAILLSLGLGALAALTGYLIQRHLNRPLQELTRAARRVSAGETPAPLPTDGPTEIAAVSGAFNQMTQALQQAEATRALMLAGISHDIRTPLTKLRLSMAMAMPNDSDSSFVVAAESYLDQIETILQQFMDYAGSGEREQPEPGDLNALIERLAGDFAGLGHEFELSLATLPAVPYRPISMMRLLMNLMQNAIVYGGSGLAVRSWATREAVYVAVGDRGKGLSAQELEQLKAPFQRGRNARTHSGGTGLGLAIVERIARLHGGSLEFHTREGGGLEVWVVLPLGASTR